Proteins encoded by one window of Lasioglossum baleicum chromosome 4, iyLasBale1, whole genome shotgun sequence:
- the LOC143208485 gene encoding uncharacterized protein LOC143208485 translates to MTSDRSDTLTKNQSNSQVLENNGKSEIAEFYNGTTVLVTGGTGFLGKLLIEKLLRSCPDIKTIYMLIRPKKGKSVEERFKENFQEIIYDRLKKEQPSFLSKVVIIEGDAAEEDFGMTPEVRAALMDTNIIFHAAATVRFDEKLRVGVNTNVRTTKCLLLWAKQLSNLKAFIYVSTAFSNCVNKTIDEIHYPPPIDADKLITLVDCLDDDRLLAAGPSLLQNCPNNYIFTKAAAENVVLKYADDFPVGIVRPSIVTSTAEEPLTSWINNYYGATGVAMASCLGLMHTLHCVPECKAEIIPADYVIANIVAAAWDIWNRKAAAKLEQKPNIPDEERIPVYNIVASPQNPLDWQTYMKYTSGYGFEVPSNYILWYYMLWLNRYLIVHQICAFFLHIIPAYIVDTIARLVGRKPILVDAYRKIGKFSTVIHYFSTLEWDFRNENVRKMWRKLNAVDRKLFNFNVENINWESYLYYNIRGIRVYLLNDPLDQQSLDKGRAKYAKLRIAHYTVLTLYPMLLLWIAVSFVSFLWSFSTEMASDTNEANNLLNSSGPQVSETNGRSEIAEFYNGANVLVTGGTGFVGKVLIEKLLRSCPGIVTIYMIVRPKKGKSAEERFNESFGEAVFDRLRQEQPDFLKKIVMVVGDAAEEDFGMTPEVREMLKNTNFIFHVAALIRFDGKLRVLVNTNVRTTKVLLLWAKGLPNLKAFLYVSTAYSNCLNKTIDEIHYKPPVDADHLISLVGSLNDDQIDAIGPLLYAEGPNNYVVSKAAAENIVLKYGDGVPVGIVRPSIVTATAEEPIKAWINNVYGVTGTAVGTGVGFMRTMHIIPEIKADVIPADYVVATVIAASWEIGTRKSVGKSEPNAAALPDAERVPIYNAVTSTQNPLTWHQFIEWNREYGVQVPSMKCIWYFMFIYARYEFLYYIYAFFLQTIPAIIVDTIARLMGRKPTLMDAYKKINKFVLVLHYFSTREWDFRNGNVQKLWRKLNPVDQKIFNFNVENINWSDYFYHHIRGLRIYIVGDPMDTLEQARVRYSRMRTAHYTLVTLAVLLLLWIAVSLVTFMSSYCHWD, encoded by the exons ATGACTTCCGACAGGAGTGACACGTTAACGAAGAATCAATCTAATTCACAAGTTTTGGAGAACAATGGGAAAAGCGAAATCGCCGAATTTTATAATGGGACGACCGTTCTGGTGACAGGTGGGACAGGATTTCTGGGGAAACTGCTCATTGAAAAATTACTGAG GTCCTGCCCAGATATTAAAACCATTTACATGTTGATAAGACCGAAAAAGGGGAAATCCGTGGAAGAACGATTCAAAGAAAACTTCCAGGaaatt ATCTACGACAGATTGAAGAAGGAACAGCCAAGTTTTCTAAGCAAAGTAGTAATAATAGAAGGTGACGCGGCCGAAGAAGACTTTGGCATGACACCGGAAGTTAGAGCAGCGTTGATGGATacgaatattatttttcacgCTGCTGCAACTGTTCGGTTCGACGAAAAACTCCGTGTGGGTGTGAACACGAACGTGAGAACTACAAAATGTTTGTTGTTGTGGGCGAAACAGCTGTCAAACTTGAAG GCATTCATCTACGTGTCGACTGCATTCTCAAACTGCGTTAACAAAACGATCGACGAAATCCATTACCCACCTCCCATTGATGCCGATAAATTGATAACATTGGTAGATTGCTTGGACGACGATAGACTTCTAGCAGCAGGACCTTC GTTGCTCCAGAATTGCCCGAATAACTATATCTTCACGAAAGCAGCCGCAGAGAATGTTGTACTAAAATACGCAGATGATTTTCCAGTAGGGATAGTTCGACCTTCTATTGTCACATCAACGGCTGAGGAACCACTCACATCATGGATAAACAATTATTATGGTGCTACCGGCGTAGCTATGGCATCTTGTCTTGGATTGATGCATACGCTTCACTGCGTACCCGAGTGTAAAGCAGAAATCATACCTGCGGATTATGTTATAGCGAACATTGTTGCTGCTGCTTGGGACATTTGGAATAG AAAAGCTGCAGCGAAATTAGAGCAAAAGCCAAATATACCGGACGAAGAAAGGATACCTGTTTACAATATAGTGGCTTCACCTCAAAATCCACTCGATTGGCAGACGTATATGAAATACACTAGCGGATATGGCTTTGAAGTCCCCAGCAATTATATACTTTGGTACTACATGTTATGGCTGAATAGATACTTAATTGTCCATCAAATATGCGCTTTTTTCTTGCACATAATACCGGCGTATATTGTGGACACAATTGCACGCCTTGTGGGTCGGAAACCTAT tttagtAGATGCGTACAGGAAAATAGGTAAATTTAGTACCGTAATACATTATTTCTCGACGCTAGAGTGGGACTTCCGGAACGAAAACGTTCGAAAAATGTGGCGGAAATTAAACGCTGTCGATCGGAAACTATTTAACTTCAACGTAGAGAACATAAATTGGGAATCGTATTTATACTACAACATTAGAGGCATTCGTGTATACTTGCTCAATGATCCACTAGATCAACAATCCCTGGACAAAGGACGTGCTAAATATGCCAa GCTACGTATCGCGCATTACACGGTATTGACATTATATCCGATGTTACTTCTATGGATTGCCGTATCTTTTGTATCATTTCTTTGGTCCTTCT CAACAGAGATGGCATCAGACACCAATGAAGCAAACAATTTATTGAACTCATCCGGACCACAAGTGTCGGAGACAAACGGAAGAAGCGAAATCGCTGAATTTTACAATGGAGCGAACGTCTTAGTAACTGGAGGAACAGGATTCGTTGGCAAGGTACTCATCGAAAAACTACTGAg GTCCTGCCCAGGTATTGTAACAATTTACATGATAGTGAGACCGAAAAAGGGAAAGTCTGCAGAGGAACGGTTTAACGAAAGCTTCGGTGAAGCT GTATTCGATAGGCTGCGGCAAGAACAGCCAGATTTTCTAAAGAAGATAGTGATGGTAGTAGGCGATGCAGCTGAAGAAGATTTTGGCATGACCCCGGAAGTTAGAGaaatgttgaaaaatacaaatttcatttttcatgtAGCTGCTCTTATTCGGTTCGACGGCAAACTCCGTGTGCTAGTGAACACCAACGTGAGAACTACGAAGGTGTTATTACTGTGGGCAAAGGGACTGCCAAACTTAAAG GCGTTCCTATACGTATCAACGGCATACTCGAATTGTCTGAATAAGACTATCGATGAAATTCATTATAAACCTCCCGTTGATGCCGATCATTTAATATCATTGGTAGGTTCTTTGAATGACGATCAAATCGACGCCATCGGGCCGCT ATTGTACGCCGAAGGCCCTAATAACTATGTCGTGTCGAAAGCAGCTGCGGAAAATATTGTACTAAAATATGGTGATGGAGTCCCAGTAGGGATTGTTAGACCATCTATTGTCACAGCTACGGCTGAAGAACCAATTAAAGCATGGATAAACAATGTATATGGTGTTACCGGTACAGCTGTAGGAACTGGTGTTGGATTCATGCGTACAATGCATATCATACCGGAGATTAAAGCAGACGTTATACCTGCCGATTACGTGGTAGCCACTGTTATTGCTGCCTCTTGGGAAATTGGTACTAG AAAATCTGTAGGAAAATCGGAGCCAAACGCGGCAGCCTTACCTGATGCGGAAAGGGTACCCATTTATAATGCAGTAACTTCTACTCAAAATCCTCTAACTTGGCACCAATTCATAGAATGGAATAGGGAATACGGCGTTCAAGTTCCTTCTATGAAATGTATTTGGTATTTCATGTTTATATACGCCAGATACGAGTTTCTATATTATATCTATGCCTTCTTCTTACAAACAATACCAGCAATTATTGTAGACACCATTGCACGTCTTATGGGACGGAAACCAAC GTTAATGGAtgcatataaaaaaataaataaatttgttcttGTGTTACACTACTTCTCGACGCGAGAGTGGGACTTTCGGAATGGAAATGTTCAGAAACTGTGGAGAAAATTGAATCCAGTCgaccaaaaaatttttaactttaacgTGGAAAATATAAATTGGAGTGATTACTTTTATCATCATATTAGAGGTCTTCGTATATACATTGTTGGCGATCCAATGGATACTTTGGAGCAAGCTCGTGTCAGATATAGCAG GATGCGTACAGCACATTATACACTGGTGACATTAGCTGTGCTATTACTTCTTTGGATTGCTGTGTCTCTCGTAACTTTTATGTCGTCGTATTGTCATTGGGATTAG
- the LOC143207815 gene encoding fatty acyl-CoA reductase wat, whose translation MTSDRSDTKNQSNSQVSENNRKSEIVEFYNGTTVLITGGTGFLGKLLIEKLLRSCPDIKTIYMLIRPKKGKSVEERFKENFQEVIYDRLKKEQPSFLSKVVMIEGDAAAEDFGMTPEVRAALMDTNIIFHAAATVRFDEKLRVGVNTNVRTTKCLLLWAKQLSNLKAFIYVSTAFSNCVNKTIDEIHYPPPIDADKLITLVDCLDDDRLLAAGPSLVQNCPNNYIFTKAAAENVVLKYADDFPVGIVRPSIVTSTAEEPLTSWINNYYGATGVAMASCLGLMHTIHCVPECKAEIIPADYVIANIVAAAWDIWNRKAAAKLEQKSNIPDEERIPVYNIVASPQNPLDWQTYMKYTSLYGIPIASVKQVWYYMLWLNRYLIVHQICAFFLHIIPAYIVDTIARLVGRKPILVDAYRKIGKFSTVIHYFSTLEWDFRNENVRKMWWKLNAVDRKLFNFNVENINWELYLYYNIRGIRVYLLNDPLEQQSLAKGRAKYAKLRIAHYTVLTLYPMLLLWIAVSFVSFLWSFCPLSH comes from the exons ATGACTTCCGACAGGAGTGACACGAAGAATCAATCTAATTCACAAGTTTCGGAGAACAATAGGAAAAGCGAGATCGTCGAATTTTATAATGGGACCACCGTTCTGATAACAGGTGGGACAGGATTCCTGGGGAAACTACTCATCGAAAAATTACTGAG GTCCTGCCCAGATATTAAAACCATTTACATGTTGATAAGACCGAAAAAGGGGAAATCCGTGGAAGAACGATTCAAAGAAAACTTCCAGGAAGTT ATCTACGACAGATTGAAGAAGGAACAGCCAAGTTTTCTAAGCAAAGTAGTAATGATAGAGGGTGACGCGGCCGCAGAAGACTTTGGCATGACACCGGAAGTTAGAGCAGCGTTGATGGATACGAATATTATTTTCCACGCTGCTGCAACTGTTCGGTTCGACGAAAAACTCCGTGTGGGTGTGAACACGAACGTGAGAACTACAAAATGTTTGTTGTTGTGGGCGAAACAGCTGTCAAACTTGAAG GCATTCATCTACGTGTCGACTGCATTCTCAAACTGCGTTAACAAAACGATCGACGAAATCCATTACCCACCTCCCATTGATGCCGATAAATTGATAACATTGGTAGATTGCTTGGACGACGATAGACTTCTAGCAGCAGGACCTTC ATTGGTCCAGAATTGCCCGAATAATTATATCTTTACGAAAGCAGCCGCAGAGAATGTTGTACTAAAATACGCAGATGATTTTCCAGTAGGGATAGTTCGACCTTCTATTGTCACATCAACGGCTGAGGAACCACTCACATCATGGATAAACAATTACTATGGTGCTACCGGCGTAGCTATGGCATCTTGTCTTGGATTGATGCATACGATTCACTGCGTACCCGAGTGTAAAGCAGAAATCATACCTGCGGATTATGTTATAGCGAACATTGTTGCTGCTGCTTGGGACATTTGGAATAG AAAAGCTGCAGCGAAATTAGAGCAAAAGTCAAATATACCGGACGAAGAAAGGATACCTGTTTACAATATAGTGGCTTCACCTCAAAATCCACTCGATTGGCAGACGTATATGAAATACACTAGCCTATATGGCATACCAATCGCCTCCGTTAAACAAGTTTGGTACTACATGTTATGGCTGAATAGATACTTAATTGTCCATCAAATATGCGCTTTTTTCTTGCACATAATACCGGCGTATATTGTGGACACAATCGCACGCCTTGTGGGTCGGAAACCTAT tttagtAGATGCGTACAGGAAAATAGGTAAATTTAGTACCGTAATACATTATTTCTCGACGCTAGAGTGGGACTTCCGGAACGAAAACGTTCGAAAAATGTGGTGGAAATTAAACGCTGTCGATCGGAAACTATTTAACTTCAACGTAGAGAACATAAATTGGGAATTGTATTTATACTACAACATTAGAGGCATTCGTGTATACTTGCTCAATGATCCACTAGAACAACAATCCCTGGCCAAAGGACGTGCTAAATATGCCAa GCTACGTATCGCGCATTACACGGTATTGACATTATATCCGATGTTACTTCTATGGATTGCCGTATCTTTTGTATCATTTCTTTGGTCCTTCTGTCCCTTGTCACATTAG